Within Saccharomycodes ludwigii strain NBRC 1722 chromosome IV, whole genome shotgun sequence, the genomic segment atttttttcaaaatttacATAGCGATGCAGCTGCTAGTAAGTGCTTTACAGATATAAAACCCGATCAAAGATACATCGCAGACTTTATATCGTGCGGTGGGTTGAACAGCTTTGATTCTGATGCCACTTATGATAATATAGAAGAAAATAGCAAAAGTCTGAATCCAATTCAAATGCCAACTAACCCACCCTATAAAAGGGCGTTGGAGTTGAAAAAACAAGGCAAATTAGGTAAAACGGTTGTATagcaatatatatatatatatatttaaaattatataattatcaataaaacaTACATACATACTACAAGTAAAGCATTGGTAATATCAaatcatattttattttgcttCCTCCTTTTCTTCCTCCTTTTCTAATTCATCTCTTAGAACATCTGGTTTCAAAGTTGGGAACAACAAGACTTCTCTAATGGTATTAGAATCAGTTAAAAACATGGCCAACCTGTCAATACCACAACCCCAACCACCAGTTGGAGGTAAACCGTATTCCAAAGCGTTACAGAAGGTTTCATCAACCAATTGAGCCTCATCATCACCTTGTGCTTTTTGTCTAGCTTGCTCCTCAAATCTAGCTCTTTGATCAAATGGATCATTCAATTCAGTGTAAGCGTTACAGATTTCCTTGGTAGCAACAAAAACTTCAAATCTTTCACACAAACCAGGTTGATCTCTGGAATATTTAGCCAACGGAGACATCATCTGAGGAtgaccaaaaataaatgttgGATTAATACAAGTATCTTCCAATTCACCAACTAGTTTGTCCAACATACGAGCATTAGTTAATGGTGGTGGACATTCCATTTTGTTATCAATCAagattttctttaaaaatgcACCGGTTTCAGCAGTGTGTAATTGGTCACCAGATGGGAATTTAACGCCAAAACGGACTTCCAATTCTTCAATCATATTGATTCTTTTCCATGGACGACTAAAGTCTAAAACCAACTCTTTTTCTGGAGCATTTGGATCAGGATGATATTTAATAGCATAAGAACCGGTGATTTCTTTAACCATTTCAGAAAACATCAATTCAGTCATATCCATCAAGTCATAAACATCAGCATAAGCTTGATAAAATTCACATGTGGTAAATTCAGGGTTGTGAGTCATGTCAATACCCTCATTTCTAAATTGTCTACCTATTTCATAAACACGATCCATACCACCAACAACCAACtctttcaaaaacaattcAGGTGCAATTCTCATAAACATATCCATGTTCAAATCATTGTGATGGGTGATGAATGGCTTAGCAGTAGCACCACCAGCAATAACATTCATCATTGGGGTTTCAACTTCGATAAATTTACGCTCATTCAAGAATTGTCTGATAAAGGTAATGATTTTGCTTCTAGTGATAAATCTACCTCTGGATTCTTTATTCATAATTAAATctaaatatctttttctgtATCTTAATTCTTGATCTTTAAAACCGAAATGATCAGTTGGCAACATGTGTAAACATGGTGTCAATAAAACAACACGGGAAACAAAAACGGAAATTTCACCTTCACCACCTTTTTTAGGCTGGGTTCTACCAACATAACCTTCAACACCAATAATATCGCCTCTTTTCAACAAATCATGGTCAGCTTCGTAACGGTTTTCATCAAAATAATCTTGTAATGGAGACATTACTTGGACTTCCACACCATCACCATGTAAAACgtaaaatttcaatttagAACCAGATTCTCTCTTGTTGTGAATTCTACCGGCAATAGAAACCTTTTCGTTTGGTAATGTTTCACCACgtttcaaatatttgtatttttccaaaaattcTGGTAAACCTATGGAAACATGGAATTTGTGTGGATATGGGTTTGGTGTTTTGGTAGTTCTCAACTCATTAATTTGACGAGATCTAGCCTCAAAGTATTGGGATGGAGATAAGTCAGCAAAGGCATCattgattttctttttagcAGCTGGTGGGGCAATAgcatttttcttcttttcagCCTTCTTAGCCTCAACTTGTCTTTGTTTGATAcgtttttttaattctgaTTTGGAAACCATTTCACCGGTAACTTCATCTAGGTGTAATTTAGAAACACCTTCGGTAACAGCTTcaactttcttttcttgttGTCCAGACATTGTACAGGAATagatattgattttttttttttttttctttttttaattcaatctaagatttaaattattaacacCATTAAATGAATCATTTGTATCCGAAGAAgaggaataaaaaaaaaaaaagaaagaaaaattcaTAGAAGAtggaattatttttttgtgaaaaaatttgttggaaaaaaaaaatttttttttctttttctttctttcttcttctttctactcttttaatatatctAAATTCAGTATTAACAGCGTACTTCTTACTTGTATATGACACAtaatttacaatttttccacttagataaataaattaagtTACTGTTGTTACCGAGAAAAGAGTACGAAGTCATTCGGCTTAAAAAAACCCCCGAAAGATTTAATCCATTATATAATGTATATTTCATACTGAATAACCGGGTTAATACTGATATGGATATCTAACCACcctcaacaacaaattaaaaaaaaaaggctcTGTGTCAAATGGTCAAATTTTCACTCTTTACACTACCCTTTTACTAAAATCTTAATTACTGATGCCgaaccaaaaaaagaataaacattaaaaatcATTATATACACACAAATCCACTCATTTCTATATattcaataatataaaGACTATAGATACTCACCTTCATAAAATCAACACCAAAATGCATACGCTCTCGCTAACCAACCTTTATGACGTAATTGTTCCTTATATTCAGCTTCTTCTTGTTGCAAAACCTCAACATCATAAATTTTTCTAGAACCATCCAAATCAATCTCGTTGACTGGAATCCAGAGTCTCCAATCCTTTTTGTAGATCTTGTATCCAAGGTAGAATACTATCCAAATTGGAACAGCCAAatagttttcaaaaaaaacttcAGCATCACATTTACCATTTTCACCAATTGGAGCTAGAGCAACCCAAAATTGTGCAATCAAAACTAATATACTGAAAAATGCAGCAAAACATGAACCCCAAATGCCTGTCTTGGTCTTGTAAGCTAGTTCGTCAATTGATCTGCCATTATATTTCAAAGCCTGTCTAAAACGAACCTGGTTTATGCAAATACCAGCCCAAGTGAAAACTTCAGATAAACCAGCAATCGAAGATAACCAAGTGAAAACCTGTTCTCTTTGAGGTGATGTTGTAGAGTATGCAATAACACCAATCACAGCACAAACCAAAATACCAAGACTTGGTCTTCCCCTTCTGTCAATGTATTTCATAAATTTGGGGGCATAACCCAACTCAGCCAATGCATAAAATAATCTTGGGGCAGCATACATAGCCGAATTAGAAACACTTGTGACactaattaaaataaccgcattaataaaatgtgGAACAACCCTGACACCGTGCAAAGATGCAGCCAAAACAAAAGGCGAAGCATGAGTAGCACTGGCACCACTAGAACCCATTAGATCTGGAGAATTGTATGGGACTAAAAAGCagaccaataataatggaacAAAGtaaatcaataaaactCTATACATGACCTTTTTAACATTGCTAGGCATAGAACGTCTTGGATTTGCATGTTCAGCAACATTAAAAGTAGATAATTCAACACCACCATAACTGAAATAAGCAATAACTAAAACATAACAAATACCTTTGAAATGTGTTTCTGCAGTCGGACCTTGGAAGGCACCTGGATCATGCCAATACTTGCCGCCAATATAACCATCTTttccaccaccaccacaaTTGATGACGATTGCAAATATGAAAAACCCAGCAATCAATAGAACTTTAcaaatactaaaaataaactcaACTTCACCATACCCTCTGGTACCAAACATGTGTACACATATTAGGAAAACatagaaaattaaaacccAGACATCAGGATCCACACTTGTGTTCCAATATTGCATAACTAAAGAAAGGGTAATCAATTCTAATGGGAAAACAGTTAACcattgtaataaaaataaccaaaCAGTGGCAAATGAGAAACTTTCGTCAATTAAAATGGAGTAACAAGCGTTGAAACCACCTGGAACTGTAGGATATGCGACAGCAACTTCTGAAGCTGcatcaataacaaaatagaCAACCATACCAACTAAACCATAGGCTATAGTCAACCCTGCAGGGCCACCATAATGAAGAGATTTACCACCAGAGACTAATAAACCGGTACCAACACCAGTACATAAACTCATTGCAGAAGATATTCTAGGGGGTAAACCTTGATCCAGCTTACTTTTTGATACTTGATGTTCTTGTCCACTTGGTGTTATTTCAATTTCATAGCTTTCTGGCAAgtcttctctttttctaaaCGAGTCTATAAACCTATGGgctatatttcttttaccTATATGCTTTTCATTATCATAtatgttgttattttcatcattttcaaatgCTGTTTGGATGATATCAATGCTACTTGACTCTGGTTGGGATTTTTCGCCCGATAGAGCtgctttaatattttcactCATTgggaatatatatatatatgtgtgtttATATTGTTTCACTTAGTTGTAATGAGGGAAACCTCTATGGTATATATAATCAGATtcaagatatatatatatccgAACATGGGATGGGgtgaaaaaggaaagaacaagaaaacgaaaaaatcaattataAACTACTTCCCCatcctttttatatataattttaaaaattttttttcccattaTGTATTAGAAgtataaaaaagaaggaatgaaaaaaatatatatatatatgtaaataatattcattCCCTTGGTTTCCTTTAATTGATATAAGTCTGgttgaaataaaaagaaaagcctAGCgcaaataattaatattgtgatattactattagACAATAGAACAGGTGCGGACATGGTATTTAATTATCATACAGATCTTATCTATAATGATAAAGTTATTGATGATAGCTGGAAagaaatttaaatgatattaaaaattcacTGCTATCAgcttttaattaatttttgtaatgtgataattataaataataccGATAGgcaaagtgaaaaaaaaaataactaaattGTAGCATTgaacaataataactttgGTGACATTATGTGAGAATTGTCATAAAGTATtgtaatttattataaataaattacgGCGACtttgaaatgaaaaaaaaaaaaaaaaaatccaagGCTACAAAACTGACATCAACGCgggatttttttaattttttttaatttttttttagagcCTTTTACCCTTATAAAAAGTTGAATAATACCGTGGAAAGACGACTTGCAAAAGGCATCATAAATTcaatccttttttttttcttttttttccttaaacGGCacttcaattttttaaccctttttataacaatttaaagcaaaaaaaaagttataacaattataatcaaattaaatattaattctatacacagaaaaataatatttatatcttGTACAAGCCTACTTTGAGAAATAAGTATTTGCTCACCACCTTTATAAAAAGGCActattaattataaaatatatatatattttttttttttaaatcaagaACCATGTAAAATAATTCACAATTATTGATGCCTTTATATTGGatctctttttatttttcggATAAATTCGGTTATTTATTATCCCGAGTTTTTATAATGGccaatatataaatataaatacataaaTCCACTAATTATCTACAGCATACTTACCATCGATAATATTCCTGATAAGTATGGTCTCAGTCTTATCAGTGTCTtaagataataatacaacttttccattttcagagaaacaaaatataaaatattgtcTTCATACATTCCCAATATTCTTATAAATCGGTATCATTCAAGTTACCAAGCGCTgacaaacaaaatatttaaatggacaaaagttttcttttttttttttaccaactCTTTGCTTATATACGTTATATATTATCTATgactaaatatttttaaaacttattggaatatttatatagcttttattattgtcatcaGTACAATAAAATTCTACCTCCACTCTAATACAGTAAAACCTGGCACACAGACAGCTTTGAAAGTCCGGCActatattatatttcaaattttgCTTTATTGAAAACTGAATTTCCAGTTCATTATTGTAGGTTCGTGACTGTTGTTTGGTCCATGGTTTTCGTACAATTGTGTTATAATTatcaatttgaaaaaaattatctaGTACTTTAACATCAATCTTACTTTCACTTATGTTTTGCAAATCTCTTTTTAAGTTCTTCGGAATGAAATCATTAAATGATATTGTTTGTTGGTCATTCGAAGATGGTTTGTATAAAGATTGAATTTTTCCCATATTAGAATTAAACTTGTCGTTACACTCTTTGATtctatttaatattttctcacatcttttttcaaaaccaGCTCCAGTAATCTCATTTGACAGTAGCAACAATGCACTTAATGAAATTGGAATTATCTTCATGGAACTATAATTAACACAtaccaattttaatttaattgatttaatttttgggGGCTGATGCTCATCACAATTATTTGATTCCAAACATTTCAAGTTGATTTTTAACGtctttataatattaaatggTGTATTACTGGTATTTTGAAACACTTTCcctaatttatttttatcaaattctGATCTAGCATTTCTTAATATGGAAGGTAATTGTGCtggcaaaataaaatttttttctggaTGCTCGcttgaaataataataataccagaGAAGAtgacatttttatttttttgaatgtAGCTTGATGGGAATAATAAGTTTGAAACAAACTTGTTCGAAATTAAAGTACTCATATGATTTAAGGAATAAGCAAGTGAATTTTCTAGCAAGCTactttttctaaaactttttttattatggcTGCTGGTCTCTTTATATAGTTGACTTAGTTTAGTACTATCTTTCTTagctttattattattattattattattattattacttgcATTAACACCGTTGAAATGCGTTCCATGctcattatcatcataaataatatcatcCATTGTAAATTCTTTACTATTGTTAATcatattaaacaaaatatccAATTTGTGGAAGCCATTGTTCAAACTGGACACCTTATATTCAAAATCCGTACTACCACAGTCACatgtattattaacatCAGGTGAAGACGGGATGTATCTTAGTTGATAGTTAACAATTTTATACAGACATAATTGGTCATTACCATTGTTGGCAGTAGTAATAGTATTTAATCCAACTAATCTTGCATCAACGCTGTAGTGAATAGAAGTACTACTGGGTGCCAAATCCATGGTTAGTAAAGGAGATCCTTTGTAACCCAAGTGACCAACACCAAACATAGGATTAATTTCTAAACCagcatatttttttgaattccAAATGTAATGGTCCAGCCCAAAACTAGATGGCAGTTGTAGGTGACTGTTAATTTCATGTTTACAACAATCATCCAATAATTTCTCaggaaatttaaaaatgaaatattttttgtatttaacACCAGGCTCTAGACAcctgttattatttaatccTAAGATACTGCCATCTGATTCAAGTGCATggcatttatatttataaccaGAAGCCAATATGATATTGGTCTCAGACCAGCTTGCACTCATATCGACCATACGcaaaaatcttttaatgGATCTTTTGGCATTTCCCCTGTCTAATACAGAAACATAGCCTTCTAAAGtcaaataaaacatttcaaaattaagCGGAGTGTTTGACTTATTCTCCACAATGACATATCCACTAACTATTTCATTAGacgtatatattttaaacaaacTTTCTTGTTCCAACGTACTACATGGAGTACTATCACAATTTGCATTATCCACATTGCTCTTTTGTGGTAATTtggttatatatattttaatgtcAACTGGTGCAGATATTTGAGGCAAAGaataaatttttccaatattcAGTTCCATTTCTTCCATTATAGCAGACCTAGTATTCTCACCGTTTACAGTAGTTGTTCTAGTTGTGGTATTAGTGTTACTATTTGCgatgttattgttatagtGGTGCGCATTTCCTGAGAATAGCGAAGAGGCAGTACTCTCACAATAGCTTGGTAAGCTATACAAATGTGTATCGGAACTTCTTCTACTGGGGATATGCCCATGCAATTGATCATAAAGCTGGTAAGATGGTAAAATATCAACCATGACCGTATTAGTATCATCTTGATTCTCTTCATTGTCACTGGTGTCGGATgttttatcaataataatatctggTTTAGTTTGCATCTTTGTCATTAATAATGTGCTTACTTGCTCTGTTAATTGTTTAAGTATGGGGATAATAAAGAACTAAATttgattgaaaaaaaaaaaaaaaaaaaaggaaaaagaaaaaagagagagagggaaaaaaaaaaatcaataataattaaataaaataacaagcatttatatatttaagaAAGCGTGTTCTAGAAGGACTGTTGGGAGATAAGATCTCCGATAACCGTTACTACAACAATCGTTACTAAAAAGAACCATTTAGAACCACAGAGaacaaaacaaagaaaatataccCACCTAGGTAACTCAGTTTGAAATGTCAAAATACCACGTCAAACTGTAATTATAGAAACAGACAGATAGAGTCAAATTGGTAAATGACTCATACATGAAATGtgcgaaaaaaaaaaaatataaacaataataactttttgtAATGagcaaaaaagaaaaagtacTGCTGCGAcgctaatttttttttttttttttttttagcattTCATTTAGATTACATGATAAGAAATGTTCTTTCTGTATGCGGAAATAATCCTTTATATTCTAAATATGGGAATAaggaagaattaaaaaaaaggaaagaaaagggaAGAAACGGGAAGAGGCGGAAAAACATTCTTTAGTaccaaattattattattagcctcattcttcttttttttttccttttcttttttaaatatacttTCATGATTAATAAAACCTGTAGAATGTTTAAGGCAGCAGTGCAACTTTAGGTACATATGAGGGGTTACACCTTGCCCTTTACATCCCCACAgattattatgaaaataacaGACTGGCATTGAAATCCatagggaaaaaaaaaaaaaagatttttcaaaataatggCTATGTGCTTCGTAGAGAATGATGTTATAATGACTCATCTATAACATGACGAGAAtgttaaatatatgtacaaccgaaaataatacaacCGTTATAATCATAGGTAAAtggtaaaataaataagtaatataatttcttCAGTCTCAGTGCCAAACCCAGTGTTCTTGTGGTACCATACataaaacatttattaACACCACAATTCTCTAAATTTAGTTAAATAACCAGCGTTACGCATTCTATCCCTATTTTCTAAATGTTCTTGCTTTAGAATTTCCATATCGTAAATAGccatattattagttaaatTAACCTCACTAATTGGAATCCAGAGTCTCCAATCCTTTTTATAGATCTTGTATCCAAGGTAGAATACTATCCAAATTGGAACAGCCAAatagttttcaaaaaaaacttcAGCATCACATTTACCATTTTCACCAATTGGAGCCACAGCGACCCAAAATTGTGCAATCAAAACtaatatattgaaaaagacGGCATAGACGGAACCCCAAATGCCTGTCTTGGTCTTATAAGCTAGTTCGTCGACTGATCTGCCATTATATTTCAAAGCCTGTCTAAAACGAATTTGGTTTATGCAAATACCGGTCCAAGTGAAAACTTCAGATAAACCAGCGATGGAGGCCAACCAGGTGAAAACCTGCTCCTTTTTCTGAGAAGTTGCTGCAAAGGCAATGAGACCAACTATAGCACAAGTTAAAATGCCTAATAATGGCCTACCTCTTCTAtcaacaaattttaaaaagttagGAGCGTAACCCAACTCAGCCAATGCATAAAATAACCTTGGGGCAGCATACATAGCCGAATTGGAAACACTTGTGACactaattaaaataaccgcattaataaaatgtgGAACAACCCTGACACCGTGCAAAGATGCAGCCAAAACAAAAGGCGAAGCATGAGTAGCACTGGAACCACTGGAACCCATTAGATCTGGAGAATTGTATGGGACTAAAAAGCAAAGCAAAATAATTGGtaccaaataaataaaaataattctgtACATAACTGTTTTGATATTCTTTGTCATTGTTAGTTTTGGATTTTTATGTTCGGAAACACTAAATGTAGATAATTCAATGCCACCAAAACTGAAATAAGCAATGACTAAAACATAGCATAACCCTTTGAAATGTGTTTCTGCAGTCGAGCCTCGAAAAGCGCCCGGATCATGCCAATACCTACCACCAATGTAGCCATCTTttccaccaccaccacaaTTGATAACGATTGcaaatatgaaaaatcCAGCCATTAATAGAATTTTACATGAATTACagaaaaattcaatttcGCCATACACTCTAGTCCCACACAAGTGAACaaaaatgatgaaaaaataaaaaattaaaacccAAATATCTGAATCGACTGTAGTATTCCAGTATTGCAAAACCAAAGAAACGGTAATCAATTCTAATGGGAAAACAGTTAACcattgtaataaaaataaccaaatGGTAGCAAAGGAGAAACCTTCATCGAATAAAAAAGAGTAACAAGCGTTAAAACCACCTGGGACTGTAGGATATGCGACAGCAACTTCTGAAGCTGCATCCATAACAAAGAAAACGACTACACTTA encodes:
- the KRS1 gene encoding lysine--tRNA ligase KRS1 (similar to Saccharomyces cerevisiae YDR037W | KRS1 | Lysyl (K) tRNA Synthetase) encodes the protein MSGQQEKKVEAVTEGVSKLHLDEVTGEMVSKSELKKRIKQRQVEAKKAEKKKNAIAPPAAKKKINDAFADLSPSQYFEARSRQINELRTTKTPNPYPHKFHVSIGLPEFLEKYKYLKRGETLPNEKVSIAGRIHNKRESGSKLKFYVLHGDGVEVQVMSPLQDYFDENRYEADHDLLKRGDIIGVEGYVGRTQPKKGGEGEISVFVSRVVLLTPCLHMLPTDHFGFKDQELRYRKRYLDLIMNKESRGRFITRSKIITFIRQFLNERKFIEVETPMMNVIAGGATAKPFITHHNDLNMDMFMRIAPELFLKELVVGGMDRVYEIGRQFRNEGIDMTHNPEFTTCEFYQAYADVYDLMDMTELMFSEMVKEITGSYAIKYHPDPNAPEKELVLDFSRPWKRINMIEELEVRFGVKFPSGDQLHTAETGAFLKKILIDNKMECPPPLTNARMLDKLVGELEDTCINPTFIFGHPQMMSPLAKYSRDQPGLCERFEVFVATKEICNAYTELNDPFDQRARFEEQARQKAQGDDEAQLVDETFCNALEYGLPPTGGWGCGIDRLAMFLTDSNTIREVLLFPTLKPDVLRDELEKEEEKEEAK
- a CDS encoding amino acid permease (similar to Saccharomyces cerevisiae YBR068C | BAP2 | Branched-chain Amino acid Permease (paralog of YDR046C | BAP3)), which translates into the protein MSENIKAALSGEKSQPESSSIDIIQTAFENDENNNIYDNEKHIGKRNIAHRFIDSFRKREDLPESYEIEITPSGQEHQVSKSKLDQGLPPRISSAMSLCTGVGTGLLVSGGKSLHYGGPAGLTIAYGLVGMVVYFVIDAASEVAVAYPTVPGGFNACYSILIDESFSFATVWLFLLQWLTVFPLELITLSLVMQYWNTSVDPDVWVLIFYVFLICVHMFGTRGYGEVEFIFSICKVLLIAGFFIFAIVINCGGGGKDGYIGGKYWHDPGAFQGPTAETHFKGICYVLVIAYFSYGGVELSTFNVAEHANPRRSMPSNVKKVMYRVLLIYFVPLLLVCFLVPYNSPDLMGSSGASATHASPFVLAASLHGVRVVPHFINAVILISVTSVSNSAMYAAPRLFYALAELGYAPKFMKYIDRRGRPSLGILVCAVIGVIAYSTTSPQREQVFTWLSSIAGLSEVFTWAGICINQVRFRQALKYNGRSIDELAYKTKTGIWGSCFAAFFSILVLIAQFWVALAPIGENGKCDAEVFFENYLAVPIWIVFYLGYKIYKKDWRLWIPVNEIDLDGSRKIYDVEVLQQEEAEYKEQLRHKGWLARAYAFWC
- a CDS encoding uncharacterized protein (similar to Saccharomyces cerevisiae YML111W | BUL2 | Binds Ubiquitin Ligase (paralog of YMR275C | BUL1)); translated protein: MTKMQTKPDIIIDKTSDTSDNEENQDDTNTVMVDILPSYQLYDQLHGHIPSRRSSDTHLYSLPSYCESTASSLFSGNAHHYNNNIANSNTNTTTRTTTVNGENTRSAIMEEMELNIGKIYSLPQISAPVDIKIYITKLPQKSNVDNANCDSTPCSTLEQESLFKIYTSNEIVSGYVIVENKSNTPLNFEMFYLTLEGYVSVLDRGNAKRSIKRFLRMVDMSASWSETNIILASGYKYKCHALESDGSILGLNNNRCLEPGVKYKKYFIFKFPEKLLDDCCKHEINSHLQLPSSFGLDHYIWNSKKYAGLEINPMFGVGHLGYKGSPLLTMDLAPSSTSIHYSVDARLVGLNTITTANNGNDQLCLYKIVNYQLRYIPSSPDVNNTCDCGSTDFEYKVSSLNNGFHKLDILFNMINNSKEFTMDDIIYDDNEHGTHFNGVNASNNNNNNNNNKAKKDSTKLSQLYKETSSHNKKSFRKSSLLENSLAYSLNHMSTLISNKFVSNLLFPSSYIQKNKNVIFSGIIIISSEHPEKNFILPAQLPSILRNARSEFDKNKLGKVFQNTSNTPFNIIKTLKINLKCLESNNCDEHQPPKIKSIKLKLVCVNYSSMKIIPISLSALLLLSNEITGAGFEKRCEKILNRIKECNDKFNSNMGKIQSLYKPSSNDQQTISFNDFIPKNLKRDLQNISESKIDVKVLDNFFQIDNYNTIVRKPWTKQQSRTYNNELEIQFSIKQNLKYNIVPDFQSCLCARFYCIRVEVEFYCTDDNNKSYINIPISFKNI
- a CDS encoding uncharacterized protein (similar to Saccharomyces cerevisiae YBR068C | BAP2 | Branched-chain Amino acid Permease (paralog of YDR046C | BAP3)), yielding MKSKKNVPLVEKAFSYWNPKEATSQIECGILNDTSKDISNDDVEYEIPNSGVYSEDSSHSKNIFNDFINSFKPKQDATTEECIMEDPPSEKEHRVTESKLERSLSSRILFSITIGTGIGTGLLVANGKSLHFGGPAGVVIAYILVSVVVFFVMDAASEVAVAYPTVPGGFNACYSFLFDEGFSFATIWLFLLQWLTVFPLELITVSLVLQYWNTTVDSDIWVLIFYFFIIFVHLCGTRVYGEIEFFCNSCKILLMAGFFIFAIVINCGGGGKDGYIGGRYWHDPGAFRGSTAETHFKGLCYVLVIAYFSFGGIELSTFSVSEHKNPKLTMTKNIKTVMYRIIFIYLVPIILLCFLVPYNSPDLMGSSGSSATHASPFVLAASLHGVRVVPHFINAVILISVTSVSNSAMYAAPRLFYALAELGYAPNFLKFVDRRGRPLLGILTCAIVGLIAFAATSQKKEQVFTWLASIAGLSEVFTWTGICINQIRFRQALKYNGRSVDELAYKTKTGIWGSVYAVFFNILVLIAQFWVAVAPIGENGKCDAEVFFENYLAVPIWIVFYLGYKIYKKDWRLWIPISEVNLTNNMAIYDMEILKQEHLENRDRMRNAGYLTKFRELWC